The genomic stretch GGAAATGGTGACCAACACAGAGGCCATCAGCCTTCACAGCTGCAGTGTTTGTCCAGGGACATCGAACACCAGCACTACTGAAACCTGCTCAGAGCTGTACAACACTGCAGTGTTAGATATCAGGCACAGCCTGGACCTCATCCTCcatgagagagcgagcgagaggtGCTGCAGGGTTTATTAGGATGGTTTCTGAAGGTAGAAGAATGTTCCTACTCGTAATGAGCGGCTTGTCAGTGTCAAGCTCCGTTTTTTGTCTGTTGTTCGTCACCATGTAGGTACTGGTACCTTTTAGTGTGTGATCATATGATGTGTTTGCTTTAAGTGGACGTTTTGGTTCAGAGCGCTGAGACGTGCTCGGGTTGataccttcttttttttgttgttcattTTTTAAGGTGGGaaatttatgtaaaataaaattgcGTATCTGGATTCTTCTGTACAGGTGTTGCTTACATTCTCTATAAGATGAAGGGACGGCACAAAACGATGGAAGTGAATATTGTGTATGTGTTCGTTTGGTACCGCAAATAGttatttttgcctttttcaacattttctcttgaataaaaacaaactgaactTTTGCAGCTGTGGAAGTATGTTtggaggggaagggaggggaaAGGAGCCTGCAGGCCAAAAGGCATCACAACCATCAGCACAACCACTCCTCAGCTCAGGCCAACCATTCAGGCTGCCCTACCCAGCTAGCCACCCACATTGATAGatttgtgtccaaatatttgtggacaccccttctaatgaatgcatttagctactttaaattgcacccattgctgaaacagatgtgcaaatgcacccatacagcttgtctagtccctgtagagaagtactgccaatagaataggaccctctggagaagattaacacaaacctattggccccgtgctgcctaatgccaggtgtgggctagaggggtataaagccccccagcattgagctgtggagcatgaGGAGACGTGCCACACCCtgcccttaccctcctagtgtctggagTATTGCTAAAGCTAGGGCgagctatgaacaggtgggttaattagcaGTACCAAATTCTTCGAATGCTCGCTGGGTCTGAAATGCAACCCTTCTGTCTTCAGCTTATTAATACTGACAGAGCAAAATTTCCAGTGCCACCTGACAAGGTGTgggtatacactatatggacaaaagtattgggacactttctcatttattgttttttctgaaatcaatggtattaaaaagagtttatcctgcttttattggagtatctgtctctactgtccagggatgaaagctttctactagattttggagaatagctgtgaggattggattgcattcagtgaccatCACGCCAGCATatccccaaagtactggatggagcaccatcaggAGCCAAATTGTGATTGCTAGACAgctaggtcagaacatctccaaaacatcttgtAGGGTGTTTCTGGGAAGCAGTGGTTACTACAGTACTGCAGTAAAGCAGCTCTTCCAGTATTTTCAATGCAAACATGTGCTTCTGCACTCGACCACAAGATGGTGCTACAGCTGCATGCTTCTCTCATTCATTCTGACTGTCCATCAGACTTGTAGATCTACCCCAAGATCACAAGTACTTGAAGTTTAGGTTCTTTGTTTCTGATCAGAAACTGTTGATTGGAGAGATCTGCTCAGGCTCTTTATTCATTTGAAGATTTATGATGAACCTTTAGGCCGAACTGAATCAGTGGCCTTCCAACAACATCGTCAATAGCATCAGCAGTCTACATCAGTCCagacagtatatggacaaaagtattgagacaccttgCTCATTCTTGGTATGGAGTAACTGAGATACTGAGAGataatgtccagggaagaaggccttctgctagattttggaggagcattgctgtgaggatttgatggcattcagtgacaagagtggtagtgaggtcaggatgttggctgatcaccaccccaacccaatccaacccaacccaacacatcatccccaactccccaccttatcccaaatatgttggatggagcaccaccacccatcatccagagagcacagttcttccactgctccagagagtcctattctattggcagtacttctccactgcatttattagaaggggtgtccacaaacttttggacatgcagtgtattttattttgggaTGTGGAAGCAGTGAGGTCTTAAAGGGGGCAGGAttgcacagtgtgtgtatgatcACGTGATACAGAGGTGTAGGCGGGGGCGGGGCTTAGACTCGGTTGAAAGTCAGAGGTGCACGAGCGCCGAGCAGAGTGAGTGACCGAGCTGCGGCTCCTCGAGCGCGAGAGCTTTTTACTGCGGAATAAACGTGCAGCTGAAATTATTTTGGGtctatttttttactttttgcgCAAAATGCGCGCAGACTCTGTAGTCTCTCATTAGGTGCGTTGGGCCGTGAATTACGCACGTGAATTAAGTGCGCGCATGCCTCTGTTTTCCACGATGTGAGTTTTGGGACTGGAGTGCGCGCTCAGTGACGATGGAGCACGCGGAGAGTAAGATGGAGCAGGAGGAGTGTAAGGTGTCCGTGTGGGTGTGCCGCGAGGAGAAGCTCGTCTCCGGGCTCTCGAGGCGCACGACGTGCGCGGACGTGGTGCGCGCGCTGCTGGAGGAGCAGCGCTCCGCCGCCTCCCCGCGCTCCTACTGCATAGTGGAGAAGTGGCGCGGCTACGAGCGAGCGCTGCCCGCGCGCACCCGCCTGCTGCGGCTGTGGAGCGCGTGGGGCCGCGAACGCGAGCACGTTCGCTTCGTGCTGGTCCGGAGCGACGCGTCCGTACCGAGCGGAGGCGCGCGAAGCGCCGAGGCGCGAGTCGTGTCCAGCGCGGAGAGCCGGGAGCGTGCAGCGGAGCAACAGAGCGCGCCCGCGCCGACGTGCTCGCGGGAGAGGCAAAGGCGCGTGGTGCGCAAGGCCTTCAGAAAGCTGGAGAGGATGAAGCAGAGCAGAGGAtgtggggaggaggaggaggatgaggaagaagaggaggatgaggagggcaGGAGGAAAGGGAAGAGGCATGCGTCCCGGGGTGGAACGACGATGTCGCCGTCTGCAGACAGGATGGAGACTCTGGTGCACCTGGTGGTGTCCCAGGACCACACCATCCGGCAGCAGCTGGAGCGCCTCCGCGAGTTGGACGGTGAGATCGACAGGTACGAGGCCAAGGTGCACCTGGACCGTGTCCGGAGGCATGGGGTCAACTACGTGCAGGACACGTACCTGGCAGAAAGCAGCCTGGAGCGGGACGAGGAGGCTGCAGCGGGGGCGGAGGAGGAGGTTGAGCGCTTTGAGGAATACGCGGCACGGTGGGACGAGGTCATCAGGCTCCAGGAGGAACTGGCCGAGCGGGAGGCCCTGCTGGACCGGATCACCGGCGAGATCGAAGAGGAGCTCAACCACAGGTGGATGCGGCGGCGAAGAGAAGAGCTGAGAGAGCCAAAGGACAAGCACGAAGCAGGCGTGACCGAGGACACGCCGGCCTCCCTGAACCTGGGGACCGTCCCTCAGGACGTGGAGGTGGAGGCTCTCTCGGACAACGAGGTGCagctggaggaagagaggaTCAAAACCCAGCTGGACACGAGCCTGTACATCGGCCTCCGCTTGAACACGGACCTAGAGGCCGTCAAGAGCGACCTGGACTTGAGCCGGGAGCTGTGGGAGTCCAAAGACAGAGAGCTGAGGGACCTTCTGGAGAAGGTGGACTCTGTGGTCCAGGGTGGTGAGGACGAGCATGGTGAGGGAGATGCTGGGTTTGCTCCGGTCGTCCAGCCTGCTGCTGAAAAGAGCGCCGGCTGGGTGGAGGAAGCGAGGGGACTTTCGAAAAGCCGCGGAGGCGGGAATGACGACGACTCGGACACGGGCCTGAGCTCCATGCACAGCCAAGACTCGGATAACCCGCCTGTGTGCGAGTCGCTGGTGTGACAGCTGGACAAGGCCGGACGATACGGACAGACGTCTTGCTGTGTATCGTGATTATCGATACGACTTTCGATACGACTCTCGATACGACTCTCGATACATCGGTGAACCCTTGCTGGGACATGGTTAAAACATCAGCCTCTAATATTGTGGCCAAAGTCATCGCTGGGCTGGGTCACCCATGACAACACCAACCTGGAAcacctgtgattggtcaggacgCTCATAATACATGGCCGCTTTTGTGATTGGGTAGATTATTCATCTGCATATTGCAGCGAACCGCAGTGACAGAGTCAGTACAGATGTGAGTCCAGATGTGTTAGTACAGAACTCAGGGAACGCCATGCCTCAAATGACTCCACAGATTCATGCGTTGCCTCTATAAGAGTGTATGTAGGGCCTCATGTTCGCCACTGCAGTCTGCTTCTACCTGCTATTCACCAGGAGTTAGTAACTAACCGACCTACACGCATCAGACCGTCTGCTGCATTCCCAGACTTCTTAGAGGTCTTACAGGCCTGTAACTGGAGCATTGCACGAGTAGTCCATTAAAGAGACACTCCAACAGCTTTTCCAGATTTCTGTAAAATGCAGCGGTGGCGGCGTCAACAAGATCTTCAGAGTGAATTTGGGGTGAAGCGGTTCATTGTGGAGAAACTCTCCCACTCAGatctctttacagtggtggtgaatggagccAGCCTGTTCTATCCAAACCTACCAATGAACCTAGGCACGTCTTATGATGGTAAATTAGTGATACATAGAAAAAAAACGACTTTTCTTAAGGGACTATTTTGCTGCACAGCACCCAGCACATATCCTTCCACTATATTAACCACcatttagtgtaataactttattataataatgtagattgtagaggcattaaactcttcagTCTGGAGGTTGTATTCAGCACTAATGTCAGTTATTCTGTTAATGGTGTTAAAACAGTGAAACTCCTAAAAACAGGGTTTCTTTGGGGCCTGTTTTGTCTTAAAGCACCCTGTGTGCATCTCTCTACCAGGATTAAAGGTTAAAACTATGTTTTCGGCCTGAACCTTCTGCTACAGCAATGTCTCAGACATCAGCAGGTGCATCTGTAGCTGTGTTACATCCAtgcaccaccactgtgaacaccGTGACCCCACCAAACCCTCACACCAAACTCTCGGAATGATTACGTCGAAATTTTGGAAAACTACTAGTGGAATTTCCCTTTGGGAGAGACCATCAAGTCTGTCGGTCTTCTGCGAGTCATGCCTCATGTCACTGTACCGCTGAATTAGGCCTATTTATTGTAGAAAAATGACTCATTTTGAATTCAGCCAGTGCTGGATGTGTTGTCGTGCCATGTTGTGGAATTAAAATGACATTCGTTCACCTGTATTTCAGTTTCTGTGTGGAAGAACAGCCTGGTTGAGTTTGTTCGAGGGCGTTTGGGTTCAGTGCACTTGGCAGTTGCAGGCGAACTCAGGTAATCTGCGTCCAGCCGGCTCAGGGTTTGAGAGGGCCCAGCTCCAGACAGCCCTGCTTTCAGTCATAACTGCAAAGCAGCGGCGCGTGAAGTGATATAGGATGAAGAATGGCTGTGAAAGCACACCTTCAGAGGACGTTTCTACACAGTTTTAAGGGAAGACTAGTCCAGCGTACCGCAGACATGCTGGAATGTGCCACGGAGCGATTTCTTTTATCCTCGTAATGCCCTCTCATTTTCCCGTCACGGGTTTTGACAAACCACTCAAAGACCAACACTGTTTGTTgttcattgaaaaaaaaaaaaaaaaacacagcttgaaggtttttttccccccaatccAGAAAGATAATCCCACAATGATGTTTACAATGAGCGGCTACTGcccacagctacagctacagctctgCATGCTGTCTGGTGAAGGGGAACCCCACCTAAATGCTGATGTAGCTAATCATGGATGGAATGTGACTTGTGAGTAGAGGAGGGTAATAAGGCCAAAATACAGGAGTATGATACTTCCAGACATGGTGCATGATTGATCTACATCATGTTAATTAGTAGTAGTGTGACCAGTGGCTGAACGTAGATACACTGAACgtacatacactgatcagccataacattatgacCACAGACAGCTGAGTTCAAGTGAagatctacagtggcatctgctGAGGGGTGGATATATATTAGGCAGGAAGTGAAGCTTCATGATTCAAGGTCATGTGCTATCTggcaggttttgtggggtgttcccagtatacACTGGTGTCacactggtgacagggtcattaATGTGACAcctggaggtcccacctcacaacttacaggacttctgctaaatctgctgctaacatcttggtgccagataccgcaGGAAGCCTTCAGAGCCCTTGTGGTGGCGTCCAGGCCTCGAAAGCTCagatattaggcaggtggtattaatgttatggctgctcagtgtgtgacaaaggtgtgaaaagtattgacagtcattcctcaggtagaagtgagtggagatacgagggtttagtATCAACTTAAgttttttactccagtaaaagtgtaaaagtactggtttcagaacaacttcaagtagaaaagtaaaagtaatggaaggaaaacaaaggccgaaagcttaggccgcgcaacaggggtctatagtgctctacacacccccccccctccctccctccctccactccccaaaaccccatttctctaaaagtcataatgaggagaatgttctattaaaatgttgatgttaaaaatgttgggctgcactaggctcctgtttcagctgcagatctgcccattgaaaatgaagcatttcagtaatatcagttctattaaaggagcgtctctgtgctctactgagcattaacatgagcttcatggaggaaaatatgaggagtcgttgtctagaagtttagagaagctgcagaaagtcagacttcagaggcgtgtgatcaataagctttattggggtgtaaatgtggggctcagtcgggacgtttcactgcagctctcttgagtctctgccacggacacagtcttcatactagactacagacgtctgctgaaacaggaggaacgaggctgttctTAGAAtataaggaggagaaagttcagataattgggtgaaaatttAAGGAGTGGATTTAAAAAGTCGGCTGAAAGATAAATAATGACTCCAGTAAAGTTCAGATAACCATCATTTTTTACTTAAGTAAGATAGCAGAGTATTTGTACTTGTGTGTTTAAAGCCCctgttcttcatcttcatcattctcTTCTAACTCATATCTATAGTCTGATGGTTTTACGCTGGGTGGGAGTGACTTTGGCCTATCTgacatcagccaatcagagttaTCCATGTGTTTACGTCACCTACCTCAATTAGGAGAGTGCCGTCCCGTGCATTCAGCCTCTTTGCGACTGATCGACTGTGACTGAAATTAACTCACATTTTAGACACATATCATTGTCTTTTACAACACCGGCTTTGCTACTGATGCAGGGGTTGTTTTTCGTTGCCATGGTGATGTCACTGTCAATTATTCTGTGATCAGATGCCCTCGCAGCTCTTACTACGGTTAAGCTGTGTTTATACATTCATTTATACTGAATAGAAGATGACATGAACTCAATGTGACATTTTACACAAAAAGAGGACACCCCACGTGACATCACTTACAGCGATAACTATAAGCATTGTCATATTGTCACCTTTACCAGCAAATTAGCATTTGCTAACATAACTAAACTGCTCCCCACTAGTTTCCATATGTTAGCATTTTTATAGAAACATAAATGCTTCTCCTGTCTGCGTCACGCAGCACCCCAGGTTTTCTCCCAGGATCGCGTCAGCAACTGCGCAACTGCAACACAACGCTAGAGGAGCATTTTTGAGCTGAAGCAATATTGATTTAATTCATTTTCTCAAAGCCAGGGCTCCCCAGCGTGAGACAAATGGCCATAATGGCAGGAATTTAGCTTGAGGGGACATCACTAACGTCACTGAGGGAGTGAGTGCAGCTGTGTGGTTATGCTGGtttcatgtacacacacatactttggACTGGTTGTACTATGCTTAGTGCTTCTGTgcgacagtacagtacagagggTTTGCTTATGTGTCCATCTTCAGCGTGTGGTTATGGAAGATTATCACACTATCAGTATTAGTACTCCTACATCAGCAGCTTTTACAGAAGAAGGTACAAATCCCAACTTTTaacttaactttcaatgtaaaaaagattttattccaagtcattttagagtaTCTATCAGCGCCCATTAGcttccattatactgccacaCCCGGATCACATGGTTTTTAATGTTGGTACAGCTGTTTTCGCAGGTTACCGTAATTCCTCTGATCTATTCTTTCCTCTGCGTTTCGCGGttggacataatgtgaatctgccagTGGCTCTTTACATGGTGACAAAATTTCTGTTGGTCAAAATtagatgaatggatcaatagaaatgctccaaattgacttggaataaaTTCGTTTTCCAATCAACGcaattctgaagctgctattttaagccAAAATTGCTACGTAATGTTGTTTTAAGATGGACAGTGAAAACCTGCTGATCAGATGAAGAATAGAAGTCCATGGGAAGATATTTCAACAACAGCACATTGGTTTCTATTATAGCTCGTATCAAAGATTACTGACGTGACATACTGACCAATTTGGGCTATTTTTACTGgctttctgtctgtattttaaAAAGCCTGGAGGTCTATGATCAACACCAGAACACAAGATAGATGGCAGTCTGTCACGGACTGTAGATGAGGTTCTTTAGGCTCATTTGAGTCTTTTTACAAGGAAGGTGAATGTAGCTTTTAGTAGACACTGTGTGCAACTGTGCGGAGGGGTGGTAACCCTGGCCTATATTCATAAAGCTCTGCGGCTCTGAGAGAGATTATGAAGACAGGACCAGCTGGCAGCAGTGGGTGATAATCcagtattaaaataaacaatatgcaaaccacacctaacgtgtCGTTCCGGTGCTAAGTGCAGGAAAACAGAGCGGCTATCACAGCTGCTAACATTGCAAAGGTGACAAAGAAAGGAGAAGGGCCCGATCTGTGCCATGAGGACCTGGCAGCTACTAAAGAGTAAGTTGTAAGTGTGGTGAGGGTCTAAAAATAAGAGAAGGCAATCACCCCCAGATTACTGCAGATTACTGAAATATCTGCTGATATACAGTGGTCATCAGTGGGTCTATGGTGGTCCCTGTCTGCTGCTGGACAGTGTAGAGGGGCCTGTAAACAGATGATCAACAGATGATCTAGTGTAAAATTACAATGtgcaagatgttggatgatcaccaccatccatcattccagaactgctccacagctcaacgctggggggctttatacccctctagcccatgcctggccttaggcagcatggtgccaattggttcaagtcctattctattggcaatactttacTACAGGGACTTGACCAGCAGTGTGGACAtcccttcattagaagggatgtccacaaacatttggccacacAGTGTACATACTTATGTATAAGTCAAACTCACTggtcattttatcagaaacactaaCCATAGGTGCATTTTGGCCTTCCACTACTCTGTCCATCAATGCAACTGGACAACCCCTGTATCACCACCGTCCTGACATTTTATGCTggtcagccatatcattaaaaccacccaccTAATAATGTCTAGGTCCTTCTTGTTCCACCACAGCAGCTCTGACCCTTCGAGGCATGGTATCTGGCACCTGTCAtgtaaggtgtgaggtggggccCTTATGGATTACATAAGAGAGCCTaaggtgtccatgaccctgacgccagttcactggttgtccttccttggaataactgaccactgcataccactggaacaccccacaagacctgcctgatgttttggagatgttctgacccagtcgtctagccgttACTGCTTGCCCATTTTCTGTTCAAGTCCAAATATATCCACCACTTGACAGGAGCAACCACCTCTTATTGCCtcttagtggttttaatgttatggcttataaGTGTAAGGCGTCATGACTGCCAGAATGAACAGACGTCTATAGATTACACACTAAAAAGTTGATTCTCAGCTCACTTAACTACAAAAAaatgtgtgttggggggggggggggttaaataaGTGGTCTTCAAAGAAAATTAGATGATACCTTTGACCATCTTCAATCAGCACAGCTTCATTACACAAGCATAATTAAGTCTGACTATAGATTTCTGGCAGCAGCGATCAAAGACCTGTCTCTCAGAAAGCCTTTTAAGTGCCTAAATGATGCTGCAGAACAAGACGGCGCTAATGGCAGACGAGAAGCTCATTTTGAAGGAGGCcgctaaattacacacactgattcatTACAGTAAGTGATGCATGTATGAGTGACTCCTGCATGAAAAACGAGCCATGGGAAACACTCAGGCTGAAACAACAGCTAAGACTCACACCAGAGCTCGACCGGCTCGGCctgaagttgttgtttttttggttaaAGTCAGCACTTGATGATATGATAGCAGAGATTAGATATGAtacaatacaaagaaaacagcaGGTTTATGGGGGGTTTAAGTCATGTACTGtctctgaatctgaatctgcgTTTACAGCACGGCCTGATCCGTTTATCACCAAACACTGAGATCAGTAGATACACCAACTGCACACAACCCTATGACTTTGTAGCTTAGATCCATTTGCACTGCACGGCGAAGTCATTTTGATGCATATCTTagtcatatatatgtataacttACCATGTGGAGGCCTGCGGGACTACTCACTATGCTGTAGTGTAATAAAGTGACCTATCTAGCCTCGGCCCACAAACGCGATCCTTGAATGTGCCTGTGTTGatctcaatatatatatatatatgtatatatgtatagtacAATAATAAGGGTTTGGAACATGGAAATGACGGACTGTGAACCTCAACCCTGTTGTGTCTTCATTCAAAAGCAAAACTCAGTAAAACAAGGCTGTCAAACGGGCCATTATAtctacacccagcccactagcaaagcCTTAAAAGACTAAATCCAGCAGCTACTCCGGGAGAACAAGGAAGCAAGTCTTAAAGCAAGGCTAAAAACACCAGGCTGACCGGGTGAAGCACTAGGCTAAAACGGGTGGGTAGAGAGTGTCCCACAGGGCGACCGAGAAGACAGAGCTGTGTGCATCACAGGGAAGCTGGTGAGGTGAGCAGATCcgatgctaaaagctaactctaccAGCTAACCACACAGCGTGCTGACTGAATACTGAAAGGAGCCAGAGacgacagcaacactatctggtaagTGGCATCAGTGTTAAAAGCTATGGTAGGCT from Salminus brasiliensis chromosome 19, fSalBra1.hap2, whole genome shotgun sequence encodes the following:
- the rassf10a gene encoding ras association domain-containing protein 10, translating into MEHAESKMEQEECKVSVWVCREEKLVSGLSRRTTCADVVRALLEEQRSAASPRSYCIVEKWRGYERALPARTRLLRLWSAWGREREHVRFVLVRSDASVPSGGARSAEARVVSSAESRERAAEQQSAPAPTCSRERQRRVVRKAFRKLERMKQSRGCGEEEEDEEEEEDEEGRRKGKRHASRGGTTMSPSADRMETLVHLVVSQDHTIRQQLERLRELDGEIDRYEAKVHLDRVRRHGVNYVQDTYLAESSLERDEEAAAGAEEEVERFEEYAARWDEVIRLQEELAEREALLDRITGEIEEELNHRWMRRRREELREPKDKHEAGVTEDTPASLNLGTVPQDVEVEALSDNEVQLEEERIKTQLDTSLYIGLRLNTDLEAVKSDLDLSRELWESKDRELRDLLEKVDSVVQGGEDEHGEGDAGFAPVVQPAAEKSAGWVEEARGLSKSRGGGNDDDSDTGLSSMHSQDSDNPPVCESLV